A stretch of the Papaver somniferum cultivar HN1 chromosome 6, ASM357369v1, whole genome shotgun sequence genome encodes the following:
- the LOC113288551 gene encoding peptidyl-prolyl cis-trans isomerase CYP65-like, producing MGKKQHSKDRMFITKTEWATEWGGAKSKELTTPFKRLPFYCCALTFTPFEFAVCTSDGSVFNLMHIIPYIKKHGKHPVTGARLTQEDLIPLTFHKNSEGEYHCPVLNKVFTEFTHIVAVKTTGNVFCYEAIKELNIKTKNWKELLTDEPFTRNDLITIQNPNALDSKVLVEFDHVKNNLKLDDEELRKMSEDPTYNINASGDIKQMLKELGTEKGREAALLGGGGSKAQNERAAVLADILLARSRIKEKEGSKSSTNGDGTPAYSIVDAASASVHGRSAAAARATSDDKTAARIAMHKAGERAPVNAKMVKSRYTTGAASRSFTSTSYDPVTTNEFEYIKVEKNPKKKGYVQLHTTHGDLNIELHCDIAPRACENFVTLCERGYYDGTIFHRSIRNFMIQGGDPTGTGKGGESIWGKPFADEVNSKLLHSGRGVVSMANSGPHTNGSQFFILYKSANHLNYKHTVFGEVVGGLTALSMMEKVPVDDSDRPLEEIKIKSVSIFVNPYLEPDEEEEDKNKEDKETVDEDNDKVGSWYSNPGTGSTETAAASGGGGVGKYLKTARSSAEAAAVVTDMGLDANVSTKKRKVGVSNVEFKNFSSW from the exons ATGGGGAAGAAACAACATAGTAAGGATCGTATGTTCATTACAAAGACAGAATGGGCAACTGAATGGGGTGGTGCTAAATCTAAGGAACTTACTACTCCATTCAAGCGTCTTCCTTTCTATTGTTGTGC GCTTACATTCACGCCGTTTGAGTTTGCAGTTTGTACAAGTGATGGCAGTGTTTTCAACTTAAT GCATATTATTCCTTACATTAAGAAACATGGAAAACATCCGGTTACTGGTGCTCGCCTTACCCAGGAAGATCTCATCCCACTTACTTTTCACAAGAATTCTGAAG GAGAATACCATTGCCCAGTTTTGAATAAAGTCTTTACCGAGTTTACACACATAGTTGCTGTGAAGACCACCGGGAACGTGTTCTGTTATGAG GCCATTAAAGAACtgaatataaaaactaaaaactggaAGGAGCTTCTCACAGATGAACCATTTACTAGGAATGACTTGATTACAATTCAG AACCCAAATGCACTAGACAGCAAGGTCCTTGTGGAATTTGATCACGTAAAGAACAATCTGAAACTCGACGATGAAG AATTGAGGAAAATGAGTGAAGATCCTACGTATAACATAAATGCCTCAGGAGATATTAAGCAAATGTTGAAGGAACTTGGAACCGAGAAGGGCAGGGAAGCTGCATTGCTTGGAGGAGGTGGTAGCAAAGCACAGAATGAAAGAGCTGCAGTTCTCGCTGATATCTTGTTAGCAAGGTCTCGCATCAAAGAGAAGGAAGGTTCTAAATCAAGCACTAATGGAGATGGAACCCCGGCTTACAGTATCGTTGATGCCGCATCTGCTTCTGTTCATGGAAGAAGTGCAGCAGCAGCCAGAGCTACATCAGATGATAAGACTGCTGCGCGAATAGCTATGCACAAGGCTGGTGAGCGAGCCCCTGTTAATGCGAAAATG GTAAAAAGTCGCTACACTACAGGTGCTGCTTCACGATCTTTCACATCGACCTCTTACGATCCTGTTACCACAAATGAATTTGAATACATAAAAGTTGAGAAGAATCCTAAAAAGAAAGGCTATGTTCAACTTCATACAACACATGGGGACTTGAACATCGAGTTGCACTGTGATATAGCTCCCAGGGCGTGTGAGAACTTCGTAACGCTCTGCGAACGTGGCTACTATGATGGAACAATTTTCCATCGGAGCATAAG GAATTTTATGATTCAAGGCGGTGACCCTACTGGGACCGGAAAAGGAGGTGAATCCATTTGGGGGAAACCTTTTGCTGATGAGGTTAACTCGAAATTGCTTCACTCAGGCAGGGGCGTTGTCAGCATGGCAAACAGCGGCCCTCATACTAATGGCTCCCAATTTTTTATACTGTACAAGTCAGCAAATCATCTAAACTATAAGCATACTGTTTTTGGTGAAGTTGTGGGTGGGTTGACTGCCCTTTCGATGATGGAGAAGGTTCCTGTTGATGACAGTGACAGACCTTTG gaagaaataaaaattaaaagtgTTTCCATATTCGTCAATCCGTATCTAGAAcctgatgaggaggaagaagataaaAACAAAGAAGACAAAGAAACTGTCGATGAAGACAAT GATAAGGTGGGGTCTTGGTATAGCAATCCAGGTACTGGATCAACAGAAACTGCAGCAGCTTCGGGTGGTGGCGGAGTGGGTAAGTATTTGAAAACTGCAAGGAGTagtgctgaagctgctgctgttgTTACTGATATGGGCTTAGATGCAAATGTTAGCACCAAGAAAAGGAAAGTAGGTGTATCCAATGTCGAATTTAAGAACTTCTCATCCTGGTAA